The stretch of DNA TTGGAGAACATTGCGGATCTTTGGAATACAGCTCTTGCCAGCATCGAAATGAAAATAAGCAAACCAAGTTATGAAACATGGCTGAAGTCGACAAAAGCACACTCTCTTCAAAGTGACAGCTTAGTGATCACAGCGCCAAATGAGTTTGCTCGTGACTGGCTAGAAGAACGTTATTCCCAACTGATCTCTGGAATTCTCTACGACATTACTGGAGAAGAATTAGGAGTAAAATTTATTATTCCTCAAAATCAAAGTGAAGAAGGATTAAATCTCTCAAATCCGCCAAAAAAGCTGGACAAAGAGGAAGAGCATCCTGAATTGCCTTTAAACATGCTTAATCCAAAATATACTTTTGATACGTTTGTCATTGGTTCAGGAAACCGCTTTGCTCATGCTGCATCACTAGCTGTAGCTGAGGCACCAGCCAAAGCATATAATCCATTATTTATTTATGGAGGCGTGGGTCTCGGGAAAACTCACCTTATGCATGCTATTGGCCACTATGTTTTAGATCATAATCCATCAGCTAAAGTAGTTTATTTATCATCAGAAAAATTTACAAATGAATTTATTAATTCAATTCGTGACAATAAGGCAGTCGATTTTCGCAATAAATATCGAAAAGTGGATGTACTTCTTATTGATGATATTCAGTTCTTGGCCGGAAAAGAATCAACGCAAGAGGAATTTTTCCATACTTTTAATACTTTACATGAGGAAAGCAAGCAAATTATCATTTCAAGTGATCGTCCGCCAAAGGAAATTCCGACACTTGAAGATAGACTTCGTTCAAGATTTGAATGGGGCCTCATTACTGATATAACACCACCTGATCTCGAAACAAGAATCGCTATTCTCCGCAAAAAAGCGAAGGCTGAAGGATTGGATATCCCAAATGAAGTAATGCTTTACATCGCTAATCAAATTGATTCCAATATCCGTGAATTAGAAGGAGCCCTTATTCGCGTTGTTGCGTATTCATCCTTAATTAATAAAGATATCAATGCCGATTTAGCAGCTGAAGCCCTTAAAGACATTATCCCAAGCTCAAAACCTAAGGTGATCACCATTCTAGATATCCAGCGCGTTGTCGGAGAACACTATCATGTTAAATTAGAGGATTTTAAAGCGAAGAAAAGAACAAAATCAGTTGCTTTTCCACGGCAAATCGCCATGTATTTATCAAGAGAGCTTACAGATTTTTCTTTGCCAAAGATTGGAGAAGAGTTTGGGGGAAGAGACCATACCACGGTTATTCATGCACATGAAAAAATATCAAAATTAATGCAAACAGATACTCATTTCCAAAAACAGATTAAAGAAATTCATGACGTACTAAAAGTATAGTGTGCATAACATCATAAAGTTTACACACAGTCTGTCCACATGTGGATAGGCTGTATTTCCTTTCGA from Cytobacillus dafuensis encodes:
- the dnaA gene encoding chromosomal replication initiator protein DnaA — protein: MENIADLWNTALASIEMKISKPSYETWLKSTKAHSLQSDSLVITAPNEFARDWLEERYSQLISGILYDITGEELGVKFIIPQNQSEEGLNLSNPPKKLDKEEEHPELPLNMLNPKYTFDTFVIGSGNRFAHAASLAVAEAPAKAYNPLFIYGGVGLGKTHLMHAIGHYVLDHNPSAKVVYLSSEKFTNEFINSIRDNKAVDFRNKYRKVDVLLIDDIQFLAGKESTQEEFFHTFNTLHEESKQIIISSDRPPKEIPTLEDRLRSRFEWGLITDITPPDLETRIAILRKKAKAEGLDIPNEVMLYIANQIDSNIRELEGALIRVVAYSSLINKDINADLAAEALKDIIPSSKPKVITILDIQRVVGEHYHVKLEDFKAKKRTKSVAFPRQIAMYLSRELTDFSLPKIGEEFGGRDHTTVIHAHEKISKLMQTDTHFQKQIKEIHDVLKV